From the Verrucomicrobiales bacterium genome, the window GCAGGCGCTGACCCGGGTTCCGAACACAACCTTGCGCTTACCCGCTGAGTCGCCGAACTCGAGGTATCGGGCGGTGGATGCCTTCCCCGGGGTGCGCTTTACGCATCCGACGGGGATTGCTGTTCCGCCCGGGGAGACCAATCGCCTGTTTGTCTTGGAGCGGGCCGGGGTGATCGCGGTGATCACCAATCTGGCCGCGCCGAGCCGTTCTGTCTTTCTGGACCTACGGCCACGCGGGATCCCGACCGACGGAGAGGCGGGATTGCTCGGACTGGCCTTCCATCCGGGTTATTCGAGTAACGGGTACTTCTACGTCTTCTACACGATAGCCTCCTTCACGAGCACCGCCGGATCGGGCTCGCATCATCGCGTCGCCCGCTTTCAAGTGTCACCCACGGATCCCAACCGCGCGGAGCTGTCAACCGAGCGATCGCTCATCACCCAGCACACCGAGGCCTTGTTTCACTGTGGCGGCGATATGCATTTTGGACCCGACGGCTATCTCTACATCGGTGTCGGCGATGAAGGCCCCGGCAGCGACACCACCTACAAGAACAGCCAGCGCATCGACAAAGACTTTTTCAGCGGCGTCTTGAGAATCGACGTGGATCTTCGGCCGGGCAACCTCGCGCCCACCGTGCATCCGGCCTTGCTCGTTCCTGACGCCCTTCCGTATTTGGTTCCGCAAGACAATCCCTGGGTGGGAGCCACCTCCTTCGCGGGATCCGCCGTCGACCCCACCAAGGTCCGAACCGAGTTTTACGCCATCGGACTGCGGAATCCCTGGCGCATGAGCTTCGATAAGCCGACGGGGAATCTGTATGTCGGCGAAGTGGGGGACTGGTATCGTGAGGAAGTGAACATCATCAAGAAGGGTGGCAACTATGGATGGGCGTTTCGCGAGGGATCGATTCCGGGTCCCCGGCCCGGGATTGTGCCTGCCAGCACGGAGACTGTTCCTCCCATTCATGAGTATCTGCATGGTTCTTCCGGCAACGACTATATCTTCAACTCCGTGATCGGTGGGGTGGTTTATCACGGGAGTCGCCTCCCGGAGTTGCAAGGCCACTATGTCTTCGGCGACTACATGAACGGCAATGTGTGGGCGTTTCGTTATGACGGCACTCAGGCCCGTGACTTCAGAGTCCTTACCGTCGAGCGGGCGGTGAGCGCCTACGGGGTGGATCCTCGGAACGGCGATGTCCTGCTCTGTGTTTTGCCGCGTGATACCATCAAACGCCTGGAACTCAGCCCGCCGTCGTCGGGACCGGCGCTCCCGCCGACCCTGTCCGCCACCGGAGCTTTCAAGGATCTCGCGACGCTCGAGCCGCAGCCGGGGATTCTTCCGTACCAGATCAACTCTCCGTTTTGGTCTGATCACGCCCAGAAGCAGCGTTGGTTCTCGCTTCCCAACACCAGCCTGACACTGACCTACAACAAAGATCTGCCGTGGGTCGCCCCGGCCGGAGGCGTGTGGGTGAAACACTTTGATCTCGTCACCAATGAGGTGACCCAGGCAAA encodes:
- a CDS encoding PQQ-dependent sugar dehydrogenase translates to MAITAQPFMTHPMFWFRLLCLLLAVATLVPMMAWSQALTRVPNTTLRLPAESPNSRYRAVDAFPGVRFTHPTGIAVPPGETNRLFVLERAGVIAVITNLAAPSRSVFLDLRPRGIPTDGEAGLLGLAFHPGYSSNGYFYVFYTIASFTSTAGSGSHHRVARFQVSPTDPNRAELSTERSLITQHTEALFHCGGDMHFGPDGYLYIGVGDEGPGSDTTYKNSQRIDKDFFSGVLRIDVDLRPGNLAPTVHPALLVPDALPYLVPQDNPWVGATSFAGSAVDPTKVRTEFYAIGLRNPWRMSFDKPTGNLYVGEVGDWYREEVNIIKKGGNYGWAFREGSIPGPRPGIVPASTETVPPIHEYLHGSSGNDYIFNSVIGGVVYHGSRLPELQGHYVFGDYMNGNVWAFRYDGTQARDFRVLTVERAVSAYGVDPRNGDVLLCVLPRDTIKRLELSPPSSGPALPPTLSATGAFKDLATLEPQPGILPYQINSPFWSDHAQKQRWFSLPNTSLTLTYNKDLPWVAPAGGVWVKHFDLVTNEVTQAKRRLETRFIVQTGEGVYGITYRWEPGASDATLVPSEGFSETIPVQLANGQVRNQQWAYPSRSACLACHTPITGGLLGFNTAQLNRTYLYPSGIETNQIHALLGAGYFSNATIPEPHALPRLAAVTDVDASLEYRVRSYLDSNCSSCHRPGGAAPTVWDARFSNPIDGATWGSRLIDAPLKETLDNPLNRTFVVGHPELSMILKRIAVRGSIQMPPLASSELDQNAVDLLTAWVTSNELKARLSLDSWKTVFFPTAGDPRAASSADPDADGHTNEAEFQIGTDPLDPNDRMRLSIELEGGQPYLVALQPANRSLVVEFKRSLDAAATWEVLPESNNLPRYPLRSQTLRIPLSDNQPTARFFRIRVQSL